A part of Pseudochaenichthys georgianus chromosome 23, fPseGeo1.2, whole genome shotgun sequence genomic DNA contains:
- the net1 gene encoding neuroepithelial cell-transforming gene 1 protein isoform X2, with amino-acid sequence MTQSLRRGSSFSFLTPRPQWDFSLKRKGREKDGSDAVSLCSFDFKEPSTKRVRPLGRVTSLANLISPVKTGAVRRFGQTIQASFRGDGKSPGVPQKPCSKAAAPTPPKRRNSMLWSETLDVHQKGTFSTKEIKRQEAIFELSRGEQDLIEDLQLARKAYHDPMLKLSIMSEEELNHIFGNLDAYIPLHEDLLVLLSKATKKDGTVGQIGQIVVDWMPRLNAYKDYCSNQLAAKALLDQKKQDRRVQDFLQRCLESPFSRKLDLWSFLDIPRSRLVKYPLLLKEILRHTPAEHPDAASLEEAITIMQGVLSDINMKKGESECKYYIDKLEYLDDRQKDPLIEECKSLLCHGELRNKSGTKLHVFLFTELLVMTRPVTRNERQCFQVYRQPLPVHDLVLEDLQDGDVRMGGSFRGAFSNADKAKNIFRVRSPDPSQAQSHTLQVNDIFHKQQWLNCLRSAISVHRPLGEHSTPSPPANVSRFKRRPSSVSAIVHMEEVNENCPQRTTQSAPCSPSNSTTPSPTTPPSSRSSLSSLSTTSSTSPLSLISTTNKSKKDKKSLCSLGKRKETMV; translated from the exons AAACGGAAAGGCAGAGAGAAGGATGGCAGCGACGCAGTCAGCCTGTGCAGCTTCGACTTTAAG GAACCCAGCACAAAGCGTGTCCGTCCTCTCGGCAGGGTGACGTCGCTAGCCAATCTCATCTCTCCGGTGAAAACTGGGGCCGTCCGGCGCTTCGGCCAAACCATCCAG GCCTCTTTTCGGGGCGATGGCAAGTCGCCGGGCGTTCCCCAGAAGCCTTGCAGCAAGGCAGCGGCCCCAACACCGCCCAAAAGGAGGAACAGCATGCTGTGGTCGGAGACTCTCGACGTCCACCAGAAGGGGACTTTCTCCACCAAAGAAATCAAGCGGCAGGAG GCCATATTTGAGCTGTCTCGTGGAGAACAGGACCTGATCGAGGACCTCCAGCTCGCACGCAAG GCGTACCACGACCCGATGCTGAAGCTCTCCATTATGTCGGAGGAGGAGCTCAATCATATTTTCGGAAACCTGGACGCTTACATCCCCCTGCATGAAGATCTCCTTGTGCTCCTGTCGAAAGCCACAAAGAAGGATGGGACTGTGGGACAGATCGGACAGATTGTCGTAGACTGG ATGCCAAGGCTAAACGCCTACAAAGACTACTGCAGTAACCAGCTGGCCGCCAAGGCGCTTCTGGACCAGAAGAAGCAGGACCGGCGGGTTCAGGACTTCCTGCAGCGCTGCCTCGAGTCGCCTTTCAGCAGGAAACTGGACCTGTGGAGCTTCCTGGACATCCCTCGCTCCCGCCTGGTCAAATACCCCCTCCTGCTGAAAGAAATCCTGAGACACACTCCAGCAGAACATCCAGACGCCGCCAGCCTGGAGGAAGCG ATCACCATCATGCAAGGTGTGCTTTCCGACATCAACATGAAGAAGGGAGAATCTGAGTGCAAGTATTACATCGACAAGTTGGAGTATCTGGACGACCGGCAGAAAGACCCTCTCATCGAAGAGTGCAAGAGCCTGCTGTGTCACGGAGAGCTGAGAAACAAGAGCGGCACG AAGCTGCACGTGTTCCTGTTCACCGAGCTGCTGGTTATGACCCGACCGGTCACCAGGAACGAACGCCAGTGTTTCCAGGTTTACCGTCAGCCACTCCCGGTGCACGATCTGGTTCTGGAGGACCTGCAGGACGGAGATGTGAGGATGGGCGGATCCTTCAGAGGCGCTTTCAGCAACGCAGACAAAG CTAAGAACATTTTCCGAGTGCGATCCCCAGACCCGAGCCAGGCGCAGTCGCACACGCTGCAAGTCAACGACATTTTCcacaagcagcagtggttgAATTGCCTCCGCAGCGCCATCTCCGTCCACCGGCCGCTCGGCGAGCACTCGACGCCGTCACCGCCTGCGAACGTCAGCCGTTTCAAGCGCCGTCCTTCCTCAGTGTCGGCCATCGTACACATGGAGGAAGTGAACGAGAACTGCCCTCAGCGGACGACTCAATCCGCCCCCTGCTCGCCTAGCAACAGCACAACCCCCAGTCCCACGACGCCCCCTTCCTCACGATCGTCGTTGTCATCTTTGTCGACGACATCATCAACCTCGCCTCTTTCCTTAATATCCACAACgaacaaatcaaaaaaggaCAAGAAGTCTCTCTGTTCTTTAGGGAAGAGAAAAGAGACGATGGTGTGA
- the net1 gene encoding neuroepithelial cell-transforming gene 1 protein isoform X3, whose translation MVAYDELGSLVPIKRTLQVIDCQNQASKDSEEPSTKRVRPLGRVTSLANLISPVKTGAVRRFGQTIQASFRGDGKSPGVPQKPCSKAAAPTPPKRRNSMLWSETLDVHQKGTFSTKEIKRQEAIFELSRGEQDLIEDLQLARKAYHDPMLKLSIMSEEELNHIFGNLDAYIPLHEDLLVLLSKATKKDGTVGQIGQIVVDWMPRLNAYKDYCSNQLAAKALLDQKKQDRRVQDFLQRCLESPFSRKLDLWSFLDIPRSRLVKYPLLLKEILRHTPAEHPDAASLEEAITIMQGVLSDINMKKGESECKYYIDKLEYLDDRQKDPLIEECKSLLCHGELRNKSGTKLHVFLFTELLVMTRPVTRNERQCFQVYRQPLPVHDLVLEDLQDGDVRMGGSFRGAFSNADKAKNIFRVRSPDPSQAQSHTLQVNDIFHKQQWLNCLRSAISVHRPLGEHSTPSPPANVSRFKRRPSSVSAIVHMEEVNENCPQRTTQSAPCSPSNSTTPSPTTPPSSRSSLSSLSTTSSTSPLSLISTTNKSKKDKKSLCSLGKRKETMV comes from the exons ATGGTGGCTTACGATGAACTGGGTAGCTTGGTGCCTATCAAACGGACTCTGCAAGTGATAGACTGCCAGAACCAAGCCAGCAAAGACTCCGAG GAACCCAGCACAAAGCGTGTCCGTCCTCTCGGCAGGGTGACGTCGCTAGCCAATCTCATCTCTCCGGTGAAAACTGGGGCCGTCCGGCGCTTCGGCCAAACCATCCAG GCCTCTTTTCGGGGCGATGGCAAGTCGCCGGGCGTTCCCCAGAAGCCTTGCAGCAAGGCAGCGGCCCCAACACCGCCCAAAAGGAGGAACAGCATGCTGTGGTCGGAGACTCTCGACGTCCACCAGAAGGGGACTTTCTCCACCAAAGAAATCAAGCGGCAGGAG GCCATATTTGAGCTGTCTCGTGGAGAACAGGACCTGATCGAGGACCTCCAGCTCGCACGCAAG GCGTACCACGACCCGATGCTGAAGCTCTCCATTATGTCGGAGGAGGAGCTCAATCATATTTTCGGAAACCTGGACGCTTACATCCCCCTGCATGAAGATCTCCTTGTGCTCCTGTCGAAAGCCACAAAGAAGGATGGGACTGTGGGACAGATCGGACAGATTGTCGTAGACTGG ATGCCAAGGCTAAACGCCTACAAAGACTACTGCAGTAACCAGCTGGCCGCCAAGGCGCTTCTGGACCAGAAGAAGCAGGACCGGCGGGTTCAGGACTTCCTGCAGCGCTGCCTCGAGTCGCCTTTCAGCAGGAAACTGGACCTGTGGAGCTTCCTGGACATCCCTCGCTCCCGCCTGGTCAAATACCCCCTCCTGCTGAAAGAAATCCTGAGACACACTCCAGCAGAACATCCAGACGCCGCCAGCCTGGAGGAAGCG ATCACCATCATGCAAGGTGTGCTTTCCGACATCAACATGAAGAAGGGAGAATCTGAGTGCAAGTATTACATCGACAAGTTGGAGTATCTGGACGACCGGCAGAAAGACCCTCTCATCGAAGAGTGCAAGAGCCTGCTGTGTCACGGAGAGCTGAGAAACAAGAGCGGCACG AAGCTGCACGTGTTCCTGTTCACCGAGCTGCTGGTTATGACCCGACCGGTCACCAGGAACGAACGCCAGTGTTTCCAGGTTTACCGTCAGCCACTCCCGGTGCACGATCTGGTTCTGGAGGACCTGCAGGACGGAGATGTGAGGATGGGCGGATCCTTCAGAGGCGCTTTCAGCAACGCAGACAAAG CTAAGAACATTTTCCGAGTGCGATCCCCAGACCCGAGCCAGGCGCAGTCGCACACGCTGCAAGTCAACGACATTTTCcacaagcagcagtggttgAATTGCCTCCGCAGCGCCATCTCCGTCCACCGGCCGCTCGGCGAGCACTCGACGCCGTCACCGCCTGCGAACGTCAGCCGTTTCAAGCGCCGTCCTTCCTCAGTGTCGGCCATCGTACACATGGAGGAAGTGAACGAGAACTGCCCTCAGCGGACGACTCAATCCGCCCCCTGCTCGCCTAGCAACAGCACAACCCCCAGTCCCACGACGCCCCCTTCCTCACGATCGTCGTTGTCATCTTTGTCGACGACATCATCAACCTCGCCTCTTTCCTTAATATCCACAACgaacaaatcaaaaaaggaCAAGAAGTCTCTCTGTTCTTTAGGGAAGAGAAAAGAGACGATGGTGTGA